GGAatagggattttttttctttcgaaAATGGAAAATATCTTGAATTTTAGATTTTTTTGAAATGAAAAAACTAATTTACAACAAAATAACTCAAATAAATAAAAGGTGTTTTAGTGGAAATTGTTCACAATCACCTCTATAGCACAAATAGGGACCTCCTATGTGATGCTCTCTGCGTCAAGTTGCTGAGGTTTCGCACAGGCGTGTCTTCAACTGGGCTGGCCCATGAAGATAGCGACGCGCACTTGTAAGTCAAAAAGAAAAATTGGGCAGCGGGGGATTCGAACGGAGGACCGACTGCTATAAAGCACGCGTTCGTACCAGCAAAACTAAGAGCCGTATCTGACCTTATTGGAGCATCAATCTTAAAGAACTAAACACGCTGCACAGATCCGAATTAGGTCAGGAATTTCAAAGcaatttttttttcgaaaaacGGAATGTTCCGTGAGACGCAAACACTTTCCAAAATTGCGAAAAATATTTTGGAAAACTATAACATTTTTgaaaaacaggaacattttttgaaaatcatgaacaattttttgaaACGGGAACATTTTCCCAAACTTCAAAACAAATTAGGGAAACACGAACATATTTGAAAATTTCTGAACAAAATTTGACAACATGATTTTTAAGAAACTTGTGAACATTTTCTGAAACTCCTGAAAAAAATGAAAACGTGAACAAGTTTTTAAAAGAGGCAAATACACCAATGGTACAACAAGTTGCACTTGATGACCACTTTGGTGCTTGAAGTTGAAAAATACACAAATCTGGTGCATAAACTTGTGTTTTGGTGCACGTACAGTTCAAAACCCAGATGCGGCCTTGTACGACGCCAGCTGGGCGTGACAGCGTGGCGCAGTCCTGCTTGTCAGTGGCTGGAAGCCATCATGCGGGATGAAGCGTGCATTGTTTGCAGATACCCCCCTCCTTTTATGTGGATTATCTCAACATGTCCCCGAAGCACGTTATGACCCCAGTTCCCAAACCCACGTTCCCGAatcacggcggcggcggcgaggcttTTCAGGCCGCCGGCGGCGAGGCGTTTCAGGCCGGCGGCGGTGCTGGTTTTTTCAGGCCGGCGGCTGTGCGGGTCTTCAGGCCGACGACGGCTGGACGAAGGCGGCGGCCGCCATGGCTGTTATGTCTgggcgccggcgacgaacggAAGATGGGCGGCGGGGCCAACCCAAGGTCGACGAATGGAAGATGGGCGGCGATCACATCATCACAGGTGTTGAATCTCTCCCCCATCTCTCTGTCTTAGTAGGGTAGTACACTGAAAGGGGATTTTTTTCCGATGTTCAGGATGTGGAGGTCCCCAAGTTTGATTTTGGGCTGCCCAGGAACCAGTTTGATGCTGAGAAAGTTGCCCAGGAACCAGTTCGATTTTGGGCTGCCCAGGCACAAAATGCAGAAGAAGATAATGTCAAGGATGAACAAGGAGAGACTGGACTGTAGGATAGGATGATTCAGTATTCTGTTTTCAAGATTTTTGGCCTGTGATTGGAAGTGATCGGAAGTGTAATGGATGGAGTAATTGATGCATGTACTGAATGTATTATTTTTCAGCATTTTGAATGGAAACGTTGCTTTTGAGGTGCAAAATTCAGTAATATGCTTCTATTTTGCTTCAGCTGAGGTTTGCACAAGTATAATAGGAAAGGGAACGGTTACATTTAACATGATATAAGATGTATACAGTGGATCATTAAAAGTAGAATAGGCCTCTCATAGCAACGATCATGAGCGTACATACTAACTAGACAGCAAAACGTGTGATACTAAGGCCGCGTTCGGATTCCCTCCGCTCCGCATGATTAAGGCCATAATTTGTGGAGTTGGTTAAAGCTCTGCGGAGGACTGCCGAACGCGGCCTAAGATGCACATGAAACAGACAATATGTATATTTTGTCAGCCAAATAGCCATGATGTATATTGATGTTTGCAGGCACAACAAGATGCATTTACTGTTTTCAAAATGCTTTAACAGCACAAGGACGAACTATGAACAACACAGCAAGATGCATATACTATTTGCAGGCACAGCAAGATGAATATACTGCTGGTAAAATGCATAAAAAGGCAAACGGTAAGGGCTTATCACAGCAAAATTACCACTGCAGCACCATCTTAACACGATCACAGTACATATCACTTCAAATTAAGTTCAGTACATATACTTGTAAACGAAAGGCTTCGGGCCAAGTTCAGTACATGCAAAAGATAACTAATGGGTTCAGACCAAGTTCAGGCCAATTTCATTCATGAATTTCATGTTTTGAATTTGTGCATCACTGGGATAGGAAATCATGAGGCCATTCATCATCAGGTGCATTTTGAGTGATCAGAACTTCTTCCTCGGCCTGCATGAAATTTGCTGCTTCAGTCCAAGTTCTACTAGATCCATCATCTCCAAAACGGAGGTTGTAGAAGCCAGGAGCTGCAGCTCTTGCTCCTCTAGCCACATTTGCTCCTGTAGCAttgtggcctcctcctcctcttgcaACATTCCCTCCTCCTCTAGCATTGTGGCCTCCACCTCCTCTTGCAATATTCCCTCCTCTAGCATTgtgccctcctcctcctcttgcaTTGTGGCCTCCACCTGCGCTTGTATTGTGCCCTCCGCCTCCAGCAACATTTGATGCT
This genomic window from Aegilops tauschii subsp. strangulata cultivar AL8/78 chromosome 4, Aet v6.0, whole genome shotgun sequence contains:
- the LOC109745995 gene encoding uncharacterized protein, with the translated sequence MSPKHVMTPVPKPTFPNHGGGGEAFQAAGGEAFQAGGGAGFFRPAAVRVFRPTTAGRRRRPPWLLCLGAGDERKMGGGANPRSTNGRWAAITSSQDVEVPKFDFGLPRNQFDAEKVAQEPVRFWAAQAQNAEEDNVKDEQGETGL